A DNA window from Impatiens glandulifera chromosome 7, dImpGla2.1, whole genome shotgun sequence contains the following coding sequences:
- the LOC124944675 gene encoding mediator of RNA polymerase II transcription subunit 23: protein MEQNQQQRASRAYQLHPARAAITDLFNLYLGRTTPPTRQKPDDSIREPPNKTQKRVTALNRELPPRNEQFLLDFQQLQSQFPEQEQLRNMTESVLISLIIQCSSHAPRAEFLLFALRILCSIGYIKWDTFLPPLLSSVSSAEMSSGQGNQSASAISSTSFPQSGMLPNSTTITTTNFQPANPTSPMPSVQGVGSPAQSANEPSSCATLSPMKLSDVQQSTSRMTSSVRDNAISSLRQLCCKIILTGLQSNLKPVTHADILNHMLNWLVNWDQRQQGADDISSAKVWKLDKALTEWLHSCLDVIWLLVEDDKCRVPFYELLRSGLQFLENIPDDESLFTLILEIHRRRDMMATHMQMLDQHLHCPTFATPRFQFQVSINLSGEVVTNVRFSPITYPSVLGEPLHGEDLAASIQRGTIDWERALRCLRHALRTSPSADWWKRVLVLAPCHRAQAQVPTPGAVFTPEMLCEAIIDRIVELLKLTNSEINCWQEWLIFADAFYFLIKNGCIDFVDFVDTLVLRFAENEQSILRSNHVSWLLVQIIRLELVMIALNTDSRKEETTRKILSFHKEGRTADPNSPQNTLLDFISSCQNLRIWALNSQTREFVNNELLQKGKQIDEWWRQTPKGEHMLDYMNLDNRSVGMFWVLSHTMAQPACETVMSWLTSAGISELLPTANSAPNERMMVMREVSPPPVALLSGLSINLCIKLAGQLEESMFSGQVIPSTAMVETYARLLILVPNSLFRHQLSHLSRNPSPGNNKPGVSLLVLEILNYRLLPLYRYEAKSKLLLYDLTKVVSPLKGKRGDHRMFRLAENLCMNLIMSIREFFFVKKEGKGPTEFTETLNRIIITSFAIIIKTRGIAEQEHLLYLPTMLEQILANSQHTWSEKTLRHFPSILREALSGRIDKRGLSIQAWQQVETTVINQCKQLLSPSADPTYVVTYISHSFPQHRQYLCAGAWVLMHGHPENINNSNLGRVIREISPEEVTANIYTMVDVLLHHMQLELQHGHSLQDVLLKTSNNLAYFVWNSELLPLDILLLALIDRDDDPHALHIAINLLDRQELQQRVKFYIFNCGPSEHWLYAGTYKRVEVQKALGNHLSWKERYPTFYDDVAARLFPVIPLIIYRLIENDATDSADRILQLYSTFLRYYPFNFTFVRDILAYFYGHLPVKLVLRILNIVDPKKIPFSESFAQHVNSSNGPICPPLEYFATLLLGLVNNVIPSLNNISKSGLVGDASSYVVRAINNKITSPSHSYEGQKPFYQIQDPGTNTQLVLDTAVIEILSLPVPTSQIVSALVQVVVHIQSTLIQSNNGLHGAQTATGSILPTSPSGGSTDSMSANRSTTPSVSGVTNSSFVSRSGYTCQQLSCLFIQAGGLLLAQFPPEFHVQLYAEVSRLIKESWWLTDAKRSLGELDSAVGYALLDPTWAAQDNTSTTIGNIVGLLHAFFYNLPQEWLEGSHLIIKHLRPVTSVAVLRIAFRIISPLLPRLVNSHALFNKTLSLLLGILVDVFGKNSQPSTPVEASDISDITDFLHHIIHYEGQGGPVQANSKPRPEVLTLFGRALESLRPDVQHLLSHLKPDANSSIYAAARPKIPQMQ, encoded by the exons ATGGAGCAGAACCAGCAACAAAGAGCCTCAAGAGCTTACCAGCTCCACCCCGCCAGAGCAGCTATTACTGATCTCTTCAACCTCTACTTGGGA AGGACTACCCCGCCTACCCGTCAGAAACCCGATGATTCTATACGAGAACCTCC GAACAAAACACAGAAACGTGTAACTGCTCTTAACAGGGAGCTCCCACCTCGAAATGAGCAATTTCTTTTGGATTTTCAACAGCTTCAGAGCCAGTTCCCT GAACAGGAGCAATTGCGAAACATGACTGAATCAGTTctcatttctttaattattcAGTGCAGTAGTCATGCACCTCGGGCGGAATTTCTTCTATTTGCTTTACGTATTTTATGTTCCATAGGCTACATAAAGTGGGATACCTTTTTGCCCCCGCTTCTTTCTTCAGTTTCATCAGCAGAGATGTCAAGTGGGCAAGGAAATCAATCTGCATCTGCCATCTCATCTACAAGCTTTCCCCAATCTGGAATGCTTCCAAATTCAACCACAATCACCACAACAAATTTTCAGCCAGCAAATCCTACATCTCCTATGCCTTCTGTTCAGGGTGTTGGATCTCCTGCTCAATCAGCAAATGAACCATCATCTTGTGCAACTCTGTCACCAATGAAGTTGTCTGATGTTCAACAATCCACCAGTAGGATGACTTCATCCGTAAGGGATAATGCAATTAGCAGCTTACGTCAGTTGTGCTGCAAGATCATTTTAACTGGTCTGCAGTCCAATTTAAAGCCGGTGACTCATGCTGACATTTTGAACCACATGTTGAACTGGTTGGTCAATTGGGACCAGAGGCAACAAGGAGCAGATGATATCAGTAGTGCAAAAGTGTGGAAACTGGACAAAGCCCTCACTGAATGGCTTCATAGCTGTTTAGACGTTATTTGGCTATTAGTCGAGGATGATAAATGCCGTGTTCCATTTTATGAACTGCTACGAAGTGGCTTGCAGTTCCTTGAAAACATACCAGACGATGAATCACTATTCACACTTATTCTCGAGATTCATAGAAGGAGAGATATGATGGCCACACACATGCAAATGTTAGATCAACATCTTCACTGTCCAACATTTGCAACACCAAGGTTTCAATTTCAGGTCTCAATTAATCTGTCTGGCGAAGTAGTGACTAATGTGCGATTTTCGCCCATCACATATCCTAGTGTTCTGGGAGAACCATTGCATGGGGAG GACCTTGCGGCTTCTATTCAGCGGGGAACCATTGACTGGGAGAGAGCTTTGCGATGTCTTCGACATGCTCTTCGCACGAGTCCTTCAGCTGATTGGTGGAAGAGAGTGCTTGTCCTAGCTCCATGTCATAGAGCTCAAGCTCAAGTGCCCACTCCTGGTGCTGTATTTACTCCTGAAATGCTTTGTGAAGCAATAATTGATAGGATTGTTGAACTGTTGAAGTTGACAAATTCAG AAATAAACTGCTGGCAGGAGTGGCTTATTTTTGCGGATGCTTTTTACTTTCTCATAAAGAACGGGTGCattgattttgttgattttGTGGACACGTTAGTATTACGCTTTGCAGAGAATGAGCAGAGTATTCTTCGTTCCAACCATGTGTCATGGTTGCTTGTTCAAATTATAAGGCTTGAGCTTGTGATGATTGCTCTGAATACAGATTCAAGAAAG GAGGAGACAACACGAAAGATTCTGTCTTTCCATAAAGAAGGTAGGACTGCAGATCCTAATAGTCCTCAAAATACCCTGCTTGACTTTATAAGTAGTTGTCAGAATTTACGTATATGGGCACTGAATTCACAAACCAGAGAATTTGTCAACAATGAGCTGCTTCAAAAAGGGAAACAGATTGATGAATGGTGGAGGCAAACACCCAAAG GGGAACACATGTTAGACTACATGAATTTGGATAACAGGTCAGTTGGGATGTTTTGGGTATTGTCACACACAATGGCACAGCCTGCTTGCGAGACTGTGATGAGTTGGTTGACTTCAGCTGGAATCTCAGAACTGCTTCCAACTGCAAACTCGGCGCCGAATGAGAGGATGATGGTAATGCGGGAAGTTAGTCCCCCTCCGGTTGCATTATTATCTGGTCTCTCAATAAATCTTTGCATAAAACTAGCAGGTCAGCTGGAAGAGTCTATGTTTTCTGGACAG GTTATTCCAAGCACTGCAATGGTTGAGACATATGCCAGATTGTTGATTCTTGTGCCTAATTCTTTATTCCGACACCAATTAAGT CATCTCTCAAGGAATCCCTCCCCTGGAAACAATAAGCCTGGAGTATCTCTTCTGGTTCTTGAAATTCTGAACTATCGGTTGCTTCCTTTATACAG GTATGAAGCCAAAAGCAAGTTGTTGTTGTACGATCTGACCAAAGTAGTTTCTCCACTGAAGGGAAAGCGTGGAGATCATCGTATGTTTCGATTAGCTGAGAACTTGTGCATGAATCTCATCATGTCTATTCGAGAGTTTTTCTTTGTGAAAAAGGAGGGGAAG GGACCTACTGAATTCACTGAGACCTTGAATCGCATAATTATAACTAGCTTTGCCATCATCATCAAAACACGTGGAATTGCAGAGCAGGAGCATCTCCTATATCTCCCAACAATGCTGGAGCAGATACTGGCAAACAGTCAGCATACATGGTCAGAGAAAACACTTAGGCATTTCCCTTCTATTCTTCGTGAAGCCTTGAGTGGAAGGATAGATAAAAGGGGTCTGTCAATCCAGGCTTGGCAGCAg GTGGAAACTACTGTGATAAACCAGTGCAAACAGCTTCTTTCACCATCAGCTGATCCCACCTATGTCGTGACATATATAAGTCATAGTTTTCCTCAACATCGCCAATACCTATGTGCTGGTGCTTGGGTTTTAATGCATGGCCATCCCGAGAATATTAACAATTCCAATCTT GGACGAGTTATAAGAGAAATTTCTCCGGAAGAAGTGACAGCAAACATTTACACAATGGTGGATGTCCTCTTACATCACATGCAATTAGAACTACAGCATGGACATTCACTTCAG GACGTTCTACTGAAAACATCAAACAACCTTGCATATTTTGTTTGGAACAGTGAGTTGCTTCCGTTAGATATCTTGCTTTTGGCACTCATTGATCGCGACGATGATCCCCATGCTTTGCATATTGCT ATTAATTTACTTGATAGACAAGAGCTTCAACAAAGGGTCaagttttacatttttaattgtGGCCCATCTGAACACTGGCTATACGCTGGAACTTACAAACGAGTTGAAGTGCAAAAGGCTCTTGGAAATCATTTATCTTGGAAGGAAAG GTATCCTACATTCTATGATGATGTTGCAGCACGATTATTCCCAGTCATTCCCTTAATCATCTACAGGCTCATAGAAAATGACGCCACAGACTCTGCTGATAGAATACTGCAGCTTTATTCTACTTTCCTTCGTTACTACCCCTTCAATTTTACGTTTGTTCGCGATATACTTGCTTATTTCTATGGTCATCTTCCCGTAAAGCTTGTTCTCAGGATCTTGAACATTGTGGATCCTAAAAAG ATTCCATTTTCCGAGTCATTTGCTCAGCACGTGAATTCGTCTAACGGTCCAATCTGCCCACCACTAGAATACTTTGCAACTCTTCTATTAGGCCTTGTGAATAATGTCATTCCTTCTCTCAATAATATATCGAAATCTGGACTTGTGGGTGATGCTTCAAGTTACGTGGTCCGTGCAATAAATAACAAGATTACGTCACCATCGCATAGCTATGAAGGTCAGAAACCATTCTACCAAATCCAAGACCCGGGGACAAATACTCAGCTAGTTCTGGACACAGCAGTGATAGAAATTCTGTCTCTTCCTGTACCAACATCCCAAATTGTATCAGCTCTTGTTCAGGTTGTGGTTCATATACAATCAACTCTGATTCAATCAAACAATGGACTACATGGAGCTCAAACCGCAACAGGTTCCATCCTACCAACTTCTCCTTCAGGGGGGAGTACTGATTCAATGAGTGCAAACCGGTCAACAACCCCGTCAGTTTCGGGTGTAACAAATTCTAGCTTTGTTTCTAGAAGTGGTTACACATGCCAGCAGCTGTCTTGCTTGTTCATCCAAGCTGGTGGACTTCTTTTGGCTCAATTTCCTCCAGAATTTCATGTCCAACTTTATGCAGAGGTGTCTCGTCTAATAAAAGAAAGTTGGTGGCTCACTGATGCTAAAAGGTCATTGGGTGAGTTGGATTCTGCTGTTGGTTATGCTTTGCTAGATCCCACATGGGCTGCTCAAGATAACACGTCAACAACAATTG gTAACATCGTAGGCTTGCTTCATGCCTTCTTCTATAACCTTCCACAAGAATGGTTAGAAGGTTCACATTTGATCATCAAGCATCTGAGGCCAGTTACATCTGTTGCTGTGTTGAGAATAGCTTTCCGAATAATTTCTCCTTTGCTACCAAGATTGGTCAATTCTCATGCTCTCTTCAATAAG ACTCTATCCTTGCTTCTTGGCATCTTAGTGGATGTATTCGGTAAAAACTCTCAACCATCAACTCCAGTTGAAGCATCAGATATATCCGATATCACTGACTTTCT TCATCACATTATTCACTACGAAGGGCAGGGTGGACCTGTTCAGGCAAATAGCAAACCGAGGCCTGAAGTTTTGACTCTCTTCGGAAGAGCGCTAGAGAGTTTGCGCCCAGATGTACAACATCTACTTTCACACCTTAAGCCCGACGCTAATTCTTCTATTTATGCTGCTGCTCGTCCGAAAATTCCCCAGATGCAGTAA
- the LOC124909806 gene encoding 11S globulin seed storage protein Ana o 2.0101-like has protein sequence MNTSLLSLSFLLLIFLGTVSARSRGQSEHGFSQEDQAQCQLQRLNAQEPTFTIQAEAGESKIWNWKDDQFRCAGVVAARHTINPRGLFLPSYSNAPLLMYIVKGSGMSGVLMPGCPETFQSSQESQQDDEKSTRFHDQHQKTRRFRQGDVIAIGAGWTHWCYNDGNEDVVAIVVEDTGNNLNQLDQNPRVRHTEFILDKTEN, from the coding sequence ATGAACACTTCACTGCTCTCTCTCTCCTTCCTCCTCCTCATCTTCTTGGGCACTGTCTCCGCCAGGAGCAGGGGACAGTCTGAACATGGCTTTAGCCAAGAAGACCAGGCACAATGCCAACTTCAGAGGCTCAATGCCCAAGAACCCACCTTTACAATCCAGGCTGAAGCCGGCGAATCCAAGATCTGGAACTGGAAGGATGATCAGTTCCGCTGCGCAGGAGTTGTCGCCGCCAGGCATACTATTAACCCACGTGGACTCTTCTTGCCTTCTTACTCCAACGCCCCTCTCCTCATGTACATTGTCAAAGGTAGTGGAATGTCTGGAGTTTTGATGCCTGGATGCCCAGAAACATTCCAATCATCTCAGGAATCCCAGCAGGATGATGAGAAATCCACCAGATTCCACGACCAGCACCAGAAGACCCGACGATTCCGACAAGGAGACGTCATTGCCATCGGCGCCGGCTGGACCCACTGGTGCTACAACGATGGTAACGAAGATGTCGTTGCCATAGTCGTTGAGGATACCGGCAATAACCTAAATCAGCTCGACCAAAACCCACGCGTAAGACACACAGAATTTATTCTAGATAAAACTGAAAACTAA
- the LOC124909807 gene encoding 13S globulin basic chain-like — protein sequence MNQCMQKFFLAGNPQQGFQGAEQQGREKYYQAHQKGEKQNAGNVFYGIEEEFLVQIFGIDRETARKLRGEDDKRGHIVRVEQGFQVISPPSRREQERREYGPDNGLEETFCSTKLIENINDPSRADIFNPQAGRFNTLTSYDLPILKFLKMSAERGVLYRNALVSPHYKLNAHSILYCTRGEAKIQISDQSGSCVFDEVVREGQMVVVPQNFVIVKQAGEEGFEWVAFRTNDVAMQGTLAGRTSAIRGLPADVISASYRVSREQAMRLKTNREGTLMFESRSGLQRVTAA from the exons ATGAATCAATGTATGCAGAAATTCTTCCTTGCTGGAAACCCACAACAAGGATTCCAAGGGGCAGAACAACAAGGGAGAGAAAAATACTACCAGGCCCACCAAAAAGGTGAGAAGCAGAACGCCGGCAACGTCTTCTATGGAATCGAGGAGGAATTTCTGGTTCAGATTTTCGGAATCGACAGAGAGACAGCCAGGAAGCTTCGTGGAGAAGACGATAAAAGAGGTCACATTGTCCGGGTGGAACAGGGCTTTCAAGTCATCAGCCCACCCTCGAGGAGGGAGCAAGAAAGAAGAGAATATGGACCCGACAATGGCTTGGAAGAAACCTTTTGCTCTACCAAGTTGATCGAGAACATCAATGACCCTTCCCGCGCCGATATCTTCAACCCACAGGCCGGGAGATTTAATACACTAACCAGCTACGACTTACCCATTCTCAAATTCTTGAAAATGAGCGCAGAGAGAGGCGTTCTTTACAGG AACGCCCTGGTGAGTCCTCACTATAAGTTAAACGCACACAGCATTCTATACTGTACGAGAGGAGAAGCGAAGATTCAGATAAGTGACCAGAGTGGCAGCTGCGTGTTCGATGAAGTGGTCCGTGAAGGACAGATGGTGGTGGTACCGCAGAACTTCGTGATTGTTAAACAAGCTGGTGAAGAGGGATTCGAATGGGTTGCCTTCAGGACTAATGACGTCGCCATGCAAGGAACACTAGCAGGACGGACGTCGGCGATTCGTGGGCTTCCGGCCGACGTGATTTCGGCTTCTTACCGTGTTTCAAGGGAACAAGCGATGAGGTTGAAGACCAACCGGGAGGGGACATTGATGTTTGAGTCTAGGTCCGGTTTGCAGAGAGTGACGGCGGCTTAA